In Gossypium hirsutum isolate 1008001.06 chromosome D06, Gossypium_hirsutum_v2.1, whole genome shotgun sequence, one genomic interval encodes:
- the LOC107915885 gene encoding ankyrin repeat-containing protein BDA1 gives MAEILESKLYEAAAAGNVTIFLELIRQDHLLLDRVLVNYAIETPLHVAAMLGHTDFVKEIIQRKPEFTRELDSRGSSPLHLASAKGYVDIVKALLFVNPDMCLAVDIEERNPLHLAAMKGQVHVLNELVRVRPQAARVTVSWGETILHLCVKYGQLESFKALVEVMNNQEFVNAKDDYGMTVLHLAVAYKQIETIKFLLTSTSVEVNGLNANGLTAMDVLAQSRRGLKDFDIAESLRDAGAIRAAEILHWKTETTPLIAQNVATNQPDTQHQWVQKTYKKEDWLTRKRDSLMVVASLMATMSFQAGLTPPGGLWQDDFTGTATERSHESGHSIIADTNQSYYTQYLAANTTSFMASMSIILLLVTGLPFQRRFFMWILTVIVWIAITSMAITYRISLLFITPKSQELDVTQVLDYALRAWLAVMSFLLLAHTIRLTLNFFKKVEYVLGKKERPPPPLPYPNNIDF, from the exons ATGGCAGAAATATTGGAAAGCAAGCTTTATGAAGCAGCAGCAGCAGGGAACGTAACTATTTTCTTAGAATTAATTCGACAGGATCACTTGCTTCTTGATAGAGTGCTGGTTAATTATGCCATTGAGACTCCTTTACATGTTGCAGCAATGCTTGGACATACAGATTTTGTGAAGGAGATTATACAAAGGAAGCCAGAGTTCACTAGAGAACTAGATTCAAGGGGTTCATCACCTCTCCACTTGGCATCAGCCAAAGGGTATGTTGACATAGTTAAAGCATTGCTATTTGTAAACCCTGACATGTGCCTGGCTGTGGATATAGAAGAAAGAAACCCTCTTCATCTTGCAGCCATGAAAGGCCAGGTTCATGTTTTGAATGAGCTAGTCCGTGTTAGACCGCAAGCGGCTCGAGTCACTGTGTCATGGGGAGAGACCATATTGCATTTGTGTGTCAAGTATGGACAATTAGAGTCTTTCAAGGCATTGGTTGAAGTCATGAACAACCAAGAATTTGTGAATGCTAAAGATGATTATGGCATGACAGTTTTGCACCTAGCTGTTGCTTACAAGCAAATTGAG ACAATAAAATTTTTGCTTACCAGTACCAGCGTTGAAGTAAATGGTCTAAATGCAAATGGTTTAACTGCAATGGACGTTCTTGCACAAAGTAGGAGAGGATTGAAAGACTTTGACATTGCCGAGTCCCTTCGAGATGCCGGAGCTATAAGAGCCGCAGAAATTTTGCATTGGAAGACTGAAACAACACCTCTAATTGCTCAAAATGTTGCAACTAACCAACCAGACACACAACATCAGTGGGTGCAAAAGACTTACAAGAAGGAAGATTGGCTAACAAGAAAACGAGATTCATTGATGGTGGTGGCATCACTTATGGCAACAATGTCTTTCCAAGCTGGACTAACCCCTCCTGGTGGTTTATGGCAAGATGATTTCACAGGAACAGCCACCGAGAGATCTCACGAATCAGGACATTCAATAATAGCAGATACGAACCAAAGCTATTATACTCAGTACCTTGCTGCCAACACAACAAGTTTCATGGCATCGATGAGCATCATCTTGCTGCTGGTTACAGGATTGCCTTTCCAGCGAAGATTTTTTATGTGGATTTTGACTGTGATTGTGTGGATTGCTATCACATCCATGGCCATTACATACAGAATTTCACTTCTTTTCATTACACCAAAATCACAGGAACTAGACGTCACTCAAGTGCTCGATTATGCTCTCAGGGCATGGCTTGCGGTGATGTCTTTTCTTCTTTTGGCTCATACCATACGCCTGACTCTAAATTTTTTCAAGAAAGTAGAATATGTACTAGGGAAAAAGGAAAGGCCGCCGCCGCCATTACCGTACCCAAATAACATCGACTTCTAA
- the LOC107915862 gene encoding 17.6 kDa class II heat shock protein yields MDFRNFGFNSPLITILEDMLDIPEEQEKSKNNPSRAYVRDAKAMAATPADVMEYPTSYVFIADMPGISPSEIKVHVEDENVLVVCGERKREKEKDEKEGVKYVRMERRVGKFMRKFQLPDNANMDKISAVCQDGVLRVTVEKLPPPEPKKSKTIEVKVA; encoded by the coding sequence ATGGATTTCAGGAACTTTGGGTTCAACTCTCCGCTGATAACAATCCTGGAAGACATGCTGGACATCCCAGAGGAGCAAGAGAAGTCGAAGAACAACCCATCTCGAGCCTACGTTCGAGACGCAAAGGCGATGGCGGCGACACCGGCCGATGTTATGGAGTACCCGACATCCTACGTGTTCATCGCGGACATGCCAGGGATAAGCCCCAGCGAGATCAAGGTGCACGTGGAAGATGAGAACGTGCTGGTGGTGTGTGGGGAACGAAAGCGAGAGAAAGAGAAAGATGAGAAAGAAGGGGTGAAATATGTGAGGATGGAGAGGAGAGTTGGGAAGTTCATGAGAAAGTTCCAGTTGCCTGATAATGCGAACATGGATAAGATTTCAGCTGTATGTCAGGATGGGGTTTTGAGAGTGACTGTGGAGAAACTGCCCCCTCCTGAACCTAAAAAGTCTAAGACCATTGAGGTCAAAGTTGCTTGA